From one Bradyrhizobium sp. Ash2021 genomic stretch:
- a CDS encoding response regulator, whose amino-acid sequence MSKPSNVVLLIEDEPKIRRFLRAGFEIHGFSVLEAENAADGLKAATFNSPDLIILDLALPDVHGKDVLERIRSWSNVPVIILSVVSNEDEKVLLLQSGADDYVVKPFGMAELLARSEAALRRYFKSATENPVVAAGPLSIDLVARTVSLNKNPIRLTRKEYRLVHILATHVGLVVTHDQLLKDIWSGNQRENIQYLRILVRKLRQKIETDPNNPRLLVTESGVGYRLQARLETSPAE is encoded by the coding sequence ATGAGTAAACCATCCAATGTCGTTCTCCTGATCGAGGACGAACCCAAGATAAGACGGTTCCTTCGTGCGGGTTTTGAGATTCACGGCTTTTCCGTCCTGGAAGCCGAGAACGCCGCTGACGGGCTGAAAGCGGCAACGTTCAACTCACCCGATCTCATCATCCTCGATCTGGCGCTGCCGGACGTTCATGGAAAGGACGTTCTCGAACGGATCCGGTCATGGTCGAACGTGCCCGTCATTATTCTCTCAGTGGTCTCGAACGAGGACGAAAAAGTCCTGTTGCTGCAGTCAGGCGCCGACGATTACGTGGTCAAGCCGTTCGGGATGGCCGAGTTGCTCGCCCGCAGCGAAGCTGCCTTGCGGAGGTACTTCAAGAGCGCGACCGAGAATCCGGTCGTCGCAGCCGGCCCTCTGTCGATCGACCTCGTCGCTCGAACCGTGTCGCTCAACAAGAACCCGATCAGGTTGACCCGAAAGGAGTACCGCCTGGTGCATATTCTGGCGACGCATGTTGGCCTTGTGGTGACGCACGACCAGTTGCTCAAGGACATATGGAGCGGCAACCAGCGGGAAAATATTCAGTACCTGAGAATCCTGGTTCGCAAGCTCCGGCAGAAAATCGAAACTGACCCCAATAACCCTCGCCTTCTGGTGACCGAATCGGGTGTCGGCTATCGCCTTCAAGCCCGTCTCGAAACCAGTCCGGCGGAGTGA
- a CDS encoding pentapeptide MXKDX repeat protein, with product MTINTRFGLGFSAAVLSLSLALAPAAFAQDKMGKDDGMKKDSMSKDAMKKDDGMKKDAMKKDDGMAKDGMKKDDGMAKDGMKKN from the coding sequence ATGACGATCAACACCCGTTTCGGCCTCGGCTTCTCCGCTGCCGTTCTCTCGCTCAGCCTCGCGCTTGCGCCCGCCGCCTTCGCCCAGGACAAGATGGGCAAGGACGACGGCATGAAGAAGGACTCAATGTCCAAGGATGCCATGAAGAAGGACGATGGCATGAAAAAGGACGCGATGAAGAAAGACGACGGGATGGCGAAGGACGGCATGAAGAAAGACGACGGGATGGCGAAGGACGGCATGAAGAAGAACTGA
- a CDS encoding TRAP transporter large permease, with translation MTVLGIGISYGLATLLAMFSGMPIAFALGAVAVVFMGIYMPHASLDTVTQNVYEEMASITLLSIPLFILKGAAIGKSRAGQDLYSALHAWLHRVPGGLGVANVFACALFAAMAGSSPATCSAIGSAGIPEMRKRGYSGGFAAGIIAAGGTLGILLPPSITMILFAVAAEKSLGRLFLAGIGPGLLLVTLFGTYAVYRFRKEYAAASALYAATGADSAILKHDEYTMAERFNVLPRVLPFVLLLTGVMIALYGGYATPSETAGLGGLLALVLIGLIYSVWRPSDLAPILKSTIRESTMLMMIIGMSLLYSYVMSYLHISQSVAESIVAMHLPRWELLFAILVMVVVLGFFLPPVSIILMTAPIILPPLRAANFDIIWFGVVMTIVMEMGLIHPPVGLNIFVIRNVAPDIPLSEVIWGTLPFVLLMMLAVLLLCFFPGISTSLPDLVMGPDGGR, from the coding sequence ATGACCGTGCTCGGAATTGGGATCAGCTACGGTCTTGCGACCCTGCTTGCGATGTTTTCGGGCATGCCGATCGCGTTCGCACTCGGCGCGGTCGCCGTCGTGTTCATGGGCATCTATATGCCACACGCGTCGCTCGATACCGTGACGCAGAACGTCTACGAGGAAATGGCATCGATCACGCTGCTGTCGATCCCGCTGTTCATCCTCAAGGGTGCGGCAATCGGCAAATCCCGCGCCGGCCAGGATCTCTATTCGGCGCTGCATGCCTGGCTGCATCGCGTGCCCGGCGGGCTTGGGGTCGCCAACGTGTTCGCCTGCGCGCTGTTCGCGGCGATGGCGGGCTCCTCGCCCGCGACCTGCTCGGCGATCGGCTCGGCCGGCATTCCCGAGATGCGCAAGCGCGGCTATTCCGGCGGCTTCGCGGCCGGCATCATCGCCGCCGGCGGCACCCTCGGCATTCTGCTGCCGCCGTCCATCACCATGATCCTGTTCGCGGTGGCCGCGGAAAAATCGCTCGGCCGGTTGTTCCTTGCCGGCATCGGGCCGGGGCTGTTGCTGGTGACGTTGTTCGGCACTTACGCCGTGTATCGTTTCCGCAAGGAATACGCCGCCGCCAGCGCGCTCTATGCCGCGACCGGTGCGGACTCGGCCATTCTCAAGCATGATGAATATACCATGGCCGAACGGTTCAACGTGCTGCCGCGCGTGCTGCCGTTCGTGCTGCTTTTGACCGGCGTCATGATCGCACTCTATGGCGGCTACGCGACACCGTCCGAAACTGCAGGGCTCGGCGGCTTGCTGGCGCTGGTGCTGATCGGGCTGATCTACAGCGTGTGGCGGCCTTCCGACCTGGCGCCGATCCTCAAATCCACCATCCGGGAATCCACCATGCTGATGATGATCATCGGCATGTCGCTGCTCTATTCCTATGTGATGAGCTATCTGCACATCTCGCAATCGGTCGCCGAATCGATCGTCGCGATGCATCTGCCGCGCTGGGAATTGCTGTTCGCGATCCTGGTCATGGTCGTCGTGCTCGGTTTCTTCCTGCCGCCGGTCTCGATCATCCTGATGACCGCGCCGATCATCCTGCCGCCGTTGCGCGCCGCCAATTTCGACATCATCTGGTTCGGCGTGGTCATGACCATTGTGATGGAGATGGGGCTGATCCATCCGCCGGTCGGCCTGAACATCTTCGTCATCCGCAACGTCGCGCCGGATATTCCCTTAAGCGAAGTGATCTGGGGCACG
- a CDS encoding outer membrane beta-barrel protein encodes MALGATGTASAADLAVKARPVVAPIMATPWTGCYIGGNVGGGWTRIDTTRVQTDLVTPDFANYGRENDSGFVGGGQIGCDFQTGNLVLGVQGMFDYANINGRHALADFPAFSETNNLRSIITGTGRFGWLFTPTVLTYGKVGAAWLNNRNRVLTPGGALIESSSFTVPGMTVGAGIEWMFAPNWSVFAEYNYMWFLDDTATHMNPNPGFVGEVLNVRQRAQTALVGVNYKFHWEGPVVAKY; translated from the coding sequence TTGGCTCTCGGTGCAACCGGTACTGCTTCTGCCGCAGACCTCGCCGTCAAGGCCCGGCCGGTTGTCGCACCGATCATGGCGACGCCCTGGACCGGATGTTACATCGGCGGCAACGTCGGCGGCGGCTGGACCCGCATCGACACCACGCGGGTGCAGACCGACCTGGTTACACCGGACTTTGCGAACTACGGCCGTGAAAACGACAGCGGCTTTGTCGGCGGCGGCCAGATCGGCTGCGACTTCCAGACCGGCAATCTGGTGCTTGGTGTCCAGGGCATGTTCGACTACGCCAACATCAACGGCCGGCACGCATTGGCGGACTTCCCGGCTTTCTCGGAGACGAACAATCTTCGCTCTATCATTACCGGGACCGGCAGGTTCGGCTGGCTGTTCACGCCTACAGTTCTCACCTACGGCAAGGTCGGCGCTGCATGGCTGAACAACCGCAATCGGGTACTCACGCCGGGCGGTGCGCTGATCGAATCCTCCAGCTTCACGGTGCCCGGAATGACCGTTGGCGCCGGCATCGAATGGATGTTTGCACCGAACTGGTCGGTATTCGCCGAGTACAATTATATGTGGTTCCTGGACGATACCGCGACGCACATGAACCCAAATCCCGGCTTTGTCGGCGAAGTGCTCAACGTCCGCCAACGGGCACAAACCGCGTTGGTCGGCGTCAATTACAAATTCCACTGGGAAGGGCCGGTGGTCGCGAAGTACTGA
- a CDS encoding GCG_CRPN prefix-to-repeats domain-containing protein: protein MRTFLIAALFAIVAGIGPANAADGCGPGCHSTPGGACVVDGWGTGARIWNECPAGAQPRPPCGGYGYVWRRSKRACFPAE from the coding sequence ATGAGAACCTTTTTGATCGCAGCTCTTTTCGCCATCGTTGCCGGCATCGGCCCCGCCAACGCCGCAGACGGATGCGGGCCCGGTTGCCATAGTACGCCCGGTGGCGCATGCGTCGTCGACGGCTGGGGTACCGGCGCCCGCATATGGAACGAGTGCCCCGCCGGGGCCCAGCCTCGCCCCCCGTGCGGTGGTTATGGGTACGTCTGGCGCCGGAGTAAGCGAGCATGTTTCCCGGCGGAGTAA
- a CDS encoding ABC transporter substrate-binding protein: MLIAAGTADAQKQGGSITVGQELDIPGFDPLKVGVYDTSAQSAAALIYDTLTYLDDKGEPQPKLALSWTHSEDFKTWTFKLRPGVKFHDGTPFNAQAVKDNYDRWKDPANKCRCAFYISGIHAVQAPDELTVVFNMNDPAVNLPANFSFPGPTNVTHSPTAFKTKGDDYNRNPVGTGPYILKSWTAGDRIVLEKNPDYWNKGHPYFDRIALKPLPDAQSRFASLQSGEADIIWDDEYDADNILKAQKDPKLTVHTYTGSGAQVWAFNTKVAPFDDARVRQALVMALDRKKWSQAATNGLSRPATNPYGDGSWVKCKDDGALPYDVEKAKALIKDYGKPVDFKMIVTATPRGRTNGQVLQQFWKQVGANVEIEQVDQATIPPRAFMRQFQLTPWRIVDFPDPSPQMYANFHTGSPVALANYSDPELDRLLEHARSTAELETSTEDYCAISRLVNKEAIWFWAFQNTYYAISTGRLKGLPKLHSGVIDVSNAWLE, encoded by the coding sequence TTGCTGATAGCGGCGGGAACGGCTGACGCACAGAAGCAGGGCGGCAGCATCACGGTGGGCCAGGAATTGGATATTCCCGGCTTCGATCCCTTGAAGGTCGGCGTGTATGATACATCCGCGCAATCCGCGGCGGCGTTGATCTACGATACGCTAACCTACCTCGACGATAAGGGCGAGCCGCAGCCAAAGCTTGCGCTGTCGTGGACCCATTCAGAGGATTTCAAGACCTGGACTTTCAAGCTCCGGCCGGGCGTGAAATTCCATGACGGCACGCCGTTCAATGCGCAAGCGGTGAAGGACAATTACGACCGCTGGAAGGATCCAGCCAACAAATGCCGCTGCGCATTCTACATTTCCGGCATCCACGCCGTGCAGGCGCCCGATGAACTGACGGTCGTCTTTAATATGAATGATCCGGCGGTGAACCTGCCAGCCAATTTCAGCTTTCCAGGCCCCACCAACGTCACCCATTCGCCGACTGCCTTCAAGACGAAGGGCGATGACTACAACCGCAATCCCGTCGGCACCGGTCCCTACATCCTGAAATCGTGGACTGCGGGCGACCGCATCGTGCTCGAAAAGAACCCGGACTACTGGAACAAGGGCCATCCCTATTTCGACCGCATCGCCCTGAAACCGTTACCCGATGCGCAGTCGCGCTTTGCCAGCCTGCAGTCGGGCGAGGCCGATATCATCTGGGATGACGAGTACGACGCTGACAATATCCTGAAGGCGCAGAAAGATCCCAAGCTGACCGTGCACACCTATACCGGGTCCGGTGCGCAGGTGTGGGCCTTCAACACCAAGGTCGCGCCGTTCGACGACGCGCGCGTGCGACAGGCACTCGTCATGGCGCTCGACCGCAAGAAGTGGTCGCAGGCAGCGACCAATGGTCTTAGCCGACCGGCGACCAATCCCTACGGCGACGGCTCCTGGGTCAAGTGCAAGGATGACGGTGCTTTGCCTTACGACGTCGAAAAGGCAAAGGCGTTGATCAAGGACTATGGCAAGCCGGTCGACTTCAAAATGATAGTCACCGCAACTCCGCGCGGCCGCACCAATGGGCAGGTGCTGCAGCAGTTCTGGAAGCAGGTTGGAGCCAATGTCGAGATTGAGCAGGTCGACCAGGCCACCATCCCGCCGCGCGCTTTCATGCGCCAGTTCCAGTTGACGCCGTGGCGCATCGTCGATTTCCCCGATCCAAGTCCGCAAATGTATGCGAATTTCCACACCGGCAGCCCGGTCGCGCTCGCGAATTATTCCGATCCCGAACTCGACCGATTGCTCGAACACGCCCGATCCACGGCCGAGTTGGAAACGAGTACCGAGGACTATTGTGCGATCAGCCGGCTGGTCAACAAGGAGGCGATCTGGTTCTGGGCTTTCCAGAACACCTACTACGCTATTTCAACGGGCAGGCTGAAGGGCCTTCCAAAGCTCCATAGCGGAGTGATCGACGTCTCCAACGCCTGGCTGGAATAA
- the dctP gene encoding TRAP transporter substrate-binding protein DctP, with the protein MLTRRHVIATALAAPAILRFGTGTAHAATTLKISHQFPGGTVDKGDFRDRLCRMFAAEVAKRSNGDIAAEVYPNSSLIKTNAQFSAMRKGALDISLYPMPYAGGELPETNIGLMPGLVATYDQGMRWKKEPVGKALTDFLADKGIILLSWVWQAGGVASRSRPLVAPEDAKGLKVRGGSREMDMVLQTAGAAVLSVPSNEIYAAMQTGACDAGITSSTSLISFRLEEVAKSLTSGAGASYWFMLEPLMMSKSIFDGLPKNQQDIILAVGSELEAFGRKGAQDDDIEVAKVYEKAGAKVSALDVATVGKWRDIARDTAWKDYSAKTTTAANLLKLASDVSA; encoded by the coding sequence ATGCTCACACGCCGCCACGTCATCGCCACCGCGCTTGCCGCGCCCGCCATCCTGCGCTTCGGCACCGGAACTGCCCACGCCGCAACCACGCTGAAAATCTCGCACCAGTTTCCCGGCGGCACCGTCGACAAGGGCGATTTCCGCGACCGCCTGTGCCGGATGTTCGCCGCCGAAGTGGCCAAGCGCAGCAATGGCGATATCGCCGCCGAAGTTTATCCGAATTCCTCGCTGATCAAGACCAACGCGCAATTCTCGGCGATGCGCAAAGGCGCGCTGGATATCAGCCTGTATCCGATGCCCTATGCCGGCGGCGAATTGCCGGAGACCAATATCGGCCTGATGCCAGGCCTGGTTGCGACCTACGATCAGGGCATGCGCTGGAAGAAAGAGCCGGTCGGCAAGGCGCTGACCGATTTCCTGGCCGACAAGGGCATCATCCTGCTCAGCTGGGTCTGGCAGGCCGGCGGCGTCGCCAGCCGCTCCCGTCCGCTCGTGGCGCCGGAAGACGCCAAGGGGCTCAAGGTTCGCGGCGGTTCGCGCGAAATGGACATGGTGCTGCAGACCGCCGGCGCCGCCGTGCTGTCGGTGCCGTCGAACGAGATCTATGCGGCGATGCAGACCGGCGCTTGCGACGCCGGCATCACCTCCTCCACCAGCCTGATCTCGTTCCGGCTCGAGGAGGTCGCGAAGTCGCTGACTTCGGGCGCCGGCGCCTCCTACTGGTTCATGCTGGAGCCGCTGATGATGTCGAAGTCGATCTTCGACGGCCTGCCGAAGAACCAGCAGGATATCATCCTCGCGGTCGGCAGCGAACTGGAAGCGTTCGGCCGCAAGGGCGCGCAGGACGACGATATCGAGGTTGCCAAGGTCTATGAAAAGGCCGGCGCCAAGGTCAGCGCGCTTGATGTGGCAACCGTCGGCAAGTGGCGCGACATTGCGCGCGATACCGCGTGGAAGGACTATAGTGCCAAGACGACGACCGCAGCCAATCTCTTGAAGCTCGCCAGCGACGTCTCCGCATGA
- a CDS encoding DUF4118 domain-containing protein, with amino-acid sequence MNFYLPIAERFASARARPVGTSNRNGLQLDEELPSYRIWRADIVPPLLAILSVSLITVALLPLDYTIAANLVPIAYLVPVIFAATRWGIWPATLAAVAGMVEADFFFFPPIYSFRVEDPSEAIDLLLFLVVALVSSNLASRLRRETEMLRQREIEIQHLYEFSRLLAACFTVSDLISAIRNHFSRTLGQHAAFFAAGTEDHYEPPEPGSVPKLVQERVASTVPKVGNSCFAVLDKPTQNVWLLGTACSETAVYGIVAVNIGRGSRKHVEINTSRFETVLEEVSLTLQRLDIEKAMDDARLHLQAQLLRDAFHGTLSHELCSPLAAIQGSASVLESMSMIRADDRTRSLVEAISDEVAQLDGYIQNLLSATRVTAGGLSPRLEWADARDIVNAAIQRRARRLAAHKIEVEFADDLPLVNVDSGLIEEACGQLLENAAKYSPSGSIILIVARSEPGRTILSVADQGVGITPDECRQLGRRSFRSQRHQATIPGSGLGFWIAATFVRANGGTIGISSRGQGQGTTASIVLPAPDQATVLADE; translated from the coding sequence GTGAATTTCTATCTGCCCATTGCCGAGAGATTCGCGAGCGCGCGAGCAAGACCGGTTGGAACCAGCAACAGAAACGGCTTGCAGTTGGATGAAGAGCTCCCTTCGTATCGGATCTGGCGAGCCGACATCGTCCCCCCGCTGCTGGCGATATTGTCGGTCAGCCTGATCACTGTCGCTCTGCTCCCGCTTGATTACACCATTGCGGCTAACCTCGTTCCAATCGCGTACCTGGTACCGGTCATTTTCGCCGCCACCCGATGGGGCATCTGGCCTGCGACCCTGGCGGCGGTTGCCGGTATGGTCGAGGCAGATTTTTTCTTCTTTCCTCCCATCTACAGTTTTCGGGTCGAGGATCCCTCGGAAGCCATCGACTTGCTGCTGTTTCTCGTTGTGGCGCTGGTGAGCAGCAATCTCGCCTCGCGCCTGCGCCGCGAGACCGAAATGCTGCGTCAACGCGAAATCGAAATTCAACACCTCTACGAGTTTTCCCGGCTTCTGGCCGCCTGCTTCACCGTATCGGACCTGATCTCCGCCATTCGGAACCACTTCTCCCGCACGCTCGGACAACACGCGGCTTTCTTCGCGGCCGGGACCGAGGACCACTACGAGCCTCCCGAGCCCGGCTCGGTGCCGAAGCTGGTGCAAGAGCGTGTCGCCTCGACGGTCCCGAAGGTCGGAAATTCCTGCTTCGCGGTTCTCGACAAGCCGACCCAGAATGTCTGGTTGCTCGGAACGGCATGTTCTGAAACTGCGGTTTACGGCATCGTCGCCGTCAATATCGGACGCGGATCGCGTAAACACGTTGAGATCAATACGAGCCGCTTCGAGACGGTCCTTGAAGAAGTGTCCTTGACCCTTCAGCGTCTCGATATTGAAAAGGCGATGGACGACGCCAGGCTGCACTTGCAGGCGCAGCTGTTGCGAGATGCATTCCATGGCACGCTTTCGCATGAATTGTGCTCCCCGCTGGCGGCCATTCAGGGCTCGGCGAGTGTCCTGGAGTCGATGTCCATGATTCGCGCCGATGACCGGACCCGCTCGCTGGTCGAAGCTATCTCCGATGAAGTCGCGCAACTCGATGGCTATATTCAGAACCTGCTCAGTGCAACGCGGGTCACCGCAGGCGGCCTCAGCCCGCGTCTCGAATGGGCGGATGCCAGGGACATCGTCAATGCAGCCATTCAGCGAAGAGCCCGGCGACTGGCGGCACACAAGATCGAAGTTGAATTCGCCGACGATTTGCCGCTGGTCAACGTCGATTCCGGTTTGATCGAGGAGGCGTGCGGCCAGCTGCTGGAAAATGCCGCAAAATACTCTCCCTCCGGTTCGATCATCTTGATCGTAGCGCGCTCCGAACCGGGGCGCACCATTTTATCGGTCGCCGATCAAGGCGTCGGAATCACGCCTGACGAATGCCGGCAACTTGGCCGCAGGTCGTTTCGAAGCCAACGTCATCAAGCGACGATTCCCGGATCCGGCCTCGGCTTCTGGATCGCAGCCACCTTCGTCAGGGCAAATGGCGGAACGATCGGCATATCAAGCCGAGGCCAGGGACAGGGAACGACGGCTTCCATTGTCCTGCCCGCCCCAGACCAAGCGACGGTTTTGGCCGATGAGTAA
- a CDS encoding IS481 family transposase, whose amino-acid sequence MNSHKNAPLTPKGREAMVRSVAAGLSKAAAARQFNTTPKTVAKWVERFRAGGVDGLRDRSSRPLSLPSQTAPATCAVVEALRRQRYTGKQIAVEVGVSPATVSRILQRLGINKLSALEPAEPVRRYEREHPGEIIHIDIKKLGRFEQVGHRITGDRQSKSRRVGWEYLHLAIDDHSRVAYSEILPDEKRRSCLSFLFNALRFFRAHGVKVYRVMTDNGTSFRSRRYPKALRLLKIKHLRTKPYTPKTNGKAERFVQTSLREWAYAQAYLTSDHRAQHLPIWLHRYNWHRPHSSLKSKPPISRLGLTEDNLLRLHS is encoded by the coding sequence ATGAACAGCCATAAGAATGCTCCCCTGACGCCGAAAGGTCGAGAGGCCATGGTGCGGAGTGTGGCAGCGGGACTGAGCAAAGCGGCCGCCGCGCGCCAGTTCAACACCACGCCAAAGACCGTCGCCAAATGGGTCGAACGGTTCCGCGCAGGCGGTGTCGATGGTTTGCGCGACCGCTCCTCCAGGCCTCTTTCATTGCCAAGCCAAACGGCGCCCGCCACATGCGCCGTGGTTGAGGCCTTGCGCCGCCAGCGCTACACCGGCAAGCAGATCGCGGTCGAGGTCGGCGTGTCTCCGGCGACCGTCAGCCGCATCCTGCAGCGGCTCGGCATCAACAAGCTCTCGGCACTGGAGCCGGCCGAACCGGTGCGCCGGTACGAGCGCGAACACCCCGGCGAGATCATCCACATCGATATCAAAAAGCTGGGCCGTTTCGAGCAAGTCGGCCACCGCATCACCGGCGATCGCCAAAGCAAGAGCCGCAGGGTCGGTTGGGAATATCTGCACCTGGCAATCGACGACCATTCCCGCGTCGCCTATTCGGAAATCTTGCCCGATGAAAAACGTCGATCCTGCCTGAGCTTTCTCTTTAACGCGTTGCGCTTCTTCAGGGCCCATGGCGTCAAAGTCTATCGTGTCATGACCGACAACGGCACTAGCTTCCGATCCCGTCGTTACCCTAAGGCATTGCGCCTGCTCAAAATCAAGCACCTGCGCACTAAGCCCTATACGCCGAAAACCAACGGCAAGGCCGAGCGCTTCGTCCAAACCTCGTTGCGCGAATGGGCCTATGCCCAAGCCTATCTCACATCCGATCATCGGGCTCAGCACCTGCCGATCTGGCTGCATCGATATAACTGGCATCGACCACACAGCAGTCTAAAGTCCAAACCACCCATCAGCCGCCTCGGCTTGACCGAGGACAACCTGTTGAGGCTCCACAGCTAG
- a CDS encoding DUF6481 family protein — translation MSGFKEPSFADRQKAAQQARQDILNKFRAKPGPDDPEVKQRQAEREAQAAARAKVREAREAAKAEQKRREEEAAAAAAALLAREKEEEAARLAALEAEQKAKRDARYAARKGGGKGKKK, via the coding sequence ATGAGTGGATTCAAGGAACCAAGTTTTGCCGACCGCCAAAAGGCGGCGCAGCAGGCGCGGCAGGACATTTTGAATAAATTCCGCGCCAAGCCGGGACCTGACGATCCCGAGGTCAAGCAGCGCCAGGCCGAGCGTGAGGCGCAGGCCGCCGCGCGCGCCAAGGTCAGGGAAGCCCGCGAGGCCGCCAAGGCCGAGCAGAAGCGTCGTGAGGAGGAAGCGGCCGCCGCGGCCGCAGCCCTTCTCGCCCGTGAAAAGGAAGAGGAAGCCGCTCGCCTGGCCGCGCTCGAGGCCGAGCAGAAGGCCAAGCGTGACGCCCGCTACGCTGCCCGCAAGGGCGGCGGCAAAGGCAAGAAGAAGTAA
- a CDS encoding TRAP transporter small permease, with translation MMHGPIADQADVSGTATGSSPVAALERALSFCNNVIVVFAALALIAACVILSYSVLGRALFHSANYWQDEAAVFLLVGATFMTSAYVQQQRGHIGIEAFVGLLSPMANRIRLWLVDVASLLFCAFFAWKSWTLAHEAWVDGQVSNSMWSPPLAIPYGLMAAGMTLLCVQILLQIVIPLSGAARR, from the coding sequence ATGATGCACGGTCCGATTGCGGATCAAGCCGACGTTTCCGGCACTGCCACGGGTTCTTCGCCTGTGGCAGCGCTCGAACGTGCGCTTTCCTTCTGCAACAATGTCATCGTCGTCTTCGCAGCACTCGCGCTGATCGCGGCCTGCGTCATCCTGAGCTACAGCGTGCTCGGCCGCGCCTTGTTCCACAGCGCCAATTACTGGCAGGACGAGGCGGCGGTGTTCCTGCTCGTCGGCGCCACCTTCATGACGTCGGCCTATGTGCAGCAGCAGCGCGGCCATATCGGCATCGAGGCGTTCGTCGGATTGCTGTCGCCGATGGCGAACCGCATCCGGCTCTGGCTGGTCGATGTCGCAAGCTTGCTGTTCTGCGCGTTCTTTGCCTGGAAATCCTGGACGCTGGCGCATGAGGCCTGGGTCGACGGTCAGGTGTCGAATTCGATGTGGTCGCCGCCGCTGGCGATCCCCTATGGGCTGATGGCGGCGGGCATGACGCTGTTGTGCGTGCAGATCCTCCTGCAGATCGTGATCCCGCTCAGCGGTGCGGCGCGCCGATGA